The following are from one region of the Phycisphaerae bacterium genome:
- a CDS encoding heme-binding domain-containing protein, with product MSEQPQKVEAARPEKRKGRRIIAAIVVVVLLLIIALPVSNLFLHPAEGTPLSQAAAGDGLYHSAAVALESNCLDCHSNDARLPLYARLPIARGLIQSDMTKGTRYFDLMIDAVPGANGAVSEPALAKLEYVLDERIMPPMRYVALHWDRALGDGERQAIERWVSRTRQEHYATGSAAPTFAADALQPLPDSVPVDSAKVALGDTLYHDTRLSGDGTISCATCHALDTGGCDRRATSAGIAGAIGPINAPTVYNAVFHIRQFWDGRAADLKEQAGGPVTNPKEMGATWEQVLPRLEADAELAQAFRAAYPEGFSADTVTDAIAEFEKTLVTPGAKFDRYLEGDTNALSEAELAGLHLFRDNACANCHVGKNLGGQSFELMGRRADYFADRGNPTDADLGRFNVTRKERDRHAFRVPTLRNIALTYPYFHDGSQKTMKDAVKSMAHYQGYRDFTDAEAERVVDFLKTLTGNYRGRPLDSPQTAGI from the coding sequence ATGAGCGAACAACCCCAGAAAGTCGAAGCGGCTCGTCCGGAGAAGCGTAAAGGCCGCCGGATCATCGCCGCAATCGTTGTCGTCGTGCTGCTGCTGATCATCGCCCTTCCGGTATCGAACCTGTTCCTGCATCCTGCGGAGGGAACTCCATTAAGTCAGGCTGCTGCCGGGGACGGGCTCTACCATTCCGCCGCCGTGGCCCTGGAAAGCAACTGCCTGGACTGCCATTCGAACGACGCGAGGCTGCCCCTGTACGCCCGCCTGCCCATCGCCCGAGGGCTCATCCAGTCGGACATGACCAAGGGTACTCGTTACTTCGACCTGATGATCGACGCGGTGCCCGGTGCGAATGGAGCGGTCTCCGAGCCTGCCCTGGCCAAGCTCGAGTATGTGCTCGATGAGCGGATCATGCCTCCCATGCGCTACGTTGCACTTCACTGGGACCGCGCACTCGGGGACGGCGAGCGTCAGGCCATCGAGCGCTGGGTGAGCCGGACGCGCCAGGAGCACTACGCGACGGGCTCGGCAGCTCCCACGTTCGCCGCGGACGCCCTGCAACCACTTCCGGATAGCGTACCCGTGGATTCCGCCAAAGTTGCCTTGGGCGACACGCTCTATCATGACACGCGCTTGTCCGGTGACGGCACGATCTCCTGCGCGACGTGCCATGCTCTTGACACTGGCGGGTGCGACCGGCGCGCGACCTCCGCGGGAATCGCCGGAGCGATCGGCCCGATCAATGCGCCCACCGTCTACAACGCGGTCTTCCACATCCGCCAGTTCTGGGATGGGCGGGCGGCCGATTTGAAAGAGCAGGCCGGCGGGCCGGTTACCAACCCCAAGGAGATGGGCGCCACCTGGGAACAGGTTCTGCCGCGACTCGAGGCGGACGCGGAACTCGCTCAGGCGTTTCGGGCCGCGTATCCCGAGGGCTTCTCCGCAGACACCGTCACCGACGCCATCGCGGAATTCGAGAAGACCCTCGTCACACCGGGTGCGAAATTCGATCGCTACCTGGAGGGCGACACGAACGCCCTATCCGAAGCGGAGTTGGCCGGACTCCATCTCTTCCGTGATAACGCCTGCGCCAACTGCCATGTCGGCAAGAACCTGGGCGGACAATCCTTCGAGTTGATGGGCCGTCGGGCGGACTACTTCGCCGACCGTGGCAACCCGACCGATGCGGATCTGGGCCGATTCAACGTCACCCGGAAGGAGCGCGACCGCCACGCGTTTCGCGTGCCAACGCTCCGCAACATCGCCCTGACGTATCCCTATTTCCACGACGGAAGTCAGAAGACGATGAAGGACGCGGTCAAGAGCATGGCCCACTACCAGGGTTACAGGGACTTCACCGACGCCGAGGCCGAGCGCGTGGTGGACTTCCTCAAGACGCTGACCGGCAATTATCGCGGCCGCCCGCTCGACAGCCCCCAAACCGCGGGGATTTGA
- a CDS encoding Glu/Leu/Phe/Val dehydrogenase, which translates to MPELNPFAIAQQQLDEAAAKLGLDAATHEFLRWPQREYQFTLPVKMDNGSTRVFKGYRVQYNCARGPNKGGLRWHPDETIDTVRALAAWMTWKTSVVDIPLGGGKGGVTCNPKEMSDGEKERLARAFIRAVGRELGVHRDVPAPDVYTTPQIMAWMMDEYETIVGHSHPGMITGKPIPLGGSQGRGDATARGGIYIVREAAKALNINPAKATYAIQGFGNAGQFAATLHREILGGGTLIAASDSRGGVMNTNGIDPVALVKHKLETGAVANFPGTKPVSNEELLELQCDILYPSALENVITGKNASKIKAKISCELANGPTTPEADKILHEKGVCVLPDFLANAGGVTVSYFEQVQNTYNYYWPLAEIHTQLDRKMTDAFNAVWGMAQKSKVHNRLAAYMVSVARVAEACKLRGWV; encoded by the coding sequence ATGCCGGAGCTGAACCCATTTGCCATTGCCCAGCAGCAACTGGACGAGGCGGCCGCCAAGCTGGGGCTGGATGCCGCAACCCACGAATTCCTCCGTTGGCCGCAGCGTGAGTACCAGTTCACGCTCCCGGTCAAGATGGACAACGGCTCGACGCGCGTATTCAAGGGCTATCGCGTGCAGTACAACTGCGCCCGCGGCCCGAACAAGGGCGGCCTTCGCTGGCACCCGGACGAGACCATCGACACGGTTCGCGCTCTGGCGGCGTGGATGACCTGGAAGACCTCCGTGGTCGATATCCCGCTCGGCGGCGGCAAGGGCGGCGTCACCTGCAATCCCAAGGAAATGTCGGACGGCGAGAAGGAGCGGCTGGCCCGGGCATTCATCCGCGCGGTCGGCCGGGAACTCGGCGTTCATCGCGACGTTCCCGCACCGGACGTCTACACCACGCCGCAGATCATGGCATGGATGATGGACGAGTATGAGACGATTGTCGGCCACTCGCATCCCGGCATGATCACCGGCAAGCCGATTCCGCTCGGCGGATCGCAGGGGCGTGGCGACGCGACCGCCCGCGGCGGCATCTACATCGTCCGCGAGGCAGCCAAGGCCCTCAACATCAATCCCGCGAAGGCGACCTACGCGATCCAGGGCTTCGGCAACGCCGGGCAGTTTGCCGCCACGTTGCATCGCGAGATCCTGGGCGGCGGAACGCTTATCGCGGCGAGCGACTCCCGCGGCGGCGTCATGAACACCAACGGCATCGATCCGGTCGCCCTCGTGAAGCACAAGCTGGAGACCGGCGCCGTGGCCAACTTCCCCGGTACCAAGCCCGTCTCCAACGAAGAGCTGCTCGAGCTCCAGTGCGACATCCTCTATCCGTCGGCCCTGGAAAACGTGATCACCGGCAAGAATGCGAGCAAGATCAAGGCCAAGATCAGTTGCGAACTGGCCAACGGCCCGACCACGCCCGAGGCGGACAAGATCCTTCACGAGAAGGGCGTCTGCGTCCTGCCGGACTTCCTGGCGAACGCCGGCGGCGTCACCGTTTCGTACTTCGAGCAGGTACAGAATACGTACAACTACTACTGGCCACTGGCGGAAATCCACACCCAGCTCGACCGCAAGATGACCGATGCGTTCAATGCGGTTTGGGGTATGGCCCAGAAGAGCAAAGTTCACAACCGTCTCGCGGCCTACATGGTCTCCGTGGCCCGCGTGGCCGAGGCGTGCAAGCTTCGCGGCTGGGTCTAG
- the tgt gene encoding tRNA guanosine(34) transglycosylase Tgt yields the protein MLRIDITHRDGAARTGRLITPHGTVPTPVFMPVGTAGSVKGVTPTQLRRAGAGMILANTYHLQLRPSAAVVAQLGGLHNFMGWEGPILTDSGGYQVFSLAGINRIDDDGVDFRSHIDGAPMRLDPRIAMEVQNQLGADVIMCFDECPPLPSERPVVERAVERTIRWARQCREFHQGGSQALFGIVQGGLDLDLRRQCAARLVEIGFEGYAIGGLSVGESHEEMVEVLGPVAAGLPQDRPRYLMGVGMPRDILAAVRAGVDLFDCVLPTRNGRNSWAFTASGIVRLRNEQYRLDDRPLELGCDCEACERFSRAYIRHLFNAGEMLGPTLASIHNLRFYQRFIADLGERIRAGRLADMESDYPIAAQPVPARAAEEHP from the coding sequence ATGCTGAGGATTGACATCACCCACCGCGACGGCGCCGCCCGGACGGGCCGATTGATTACCCCTCACGGTACGGTTCCCACTCCCGTTTTCATGCCCGTGGGCACGGCCGGTTCGGTGAAGGGCGTGACGCCAACCCAACTGCGCCGTGCGGGCGCGGGGATGATCCTGGCCAATACGTATCACCTTCAGCTGCGCCCTTCGGCGGCGGTTGTCGCGCAACTCGGTGGCCTGCATAACTTTATGGGTTGGGAAGGGCCGATCCTGACCGACTCCGGCGGCTACCAGGTCTTTTCGCTGGCGGGCATCAATCGCATCGACGACGACGGGGTGGATTTCCGCTCGCACATCGACGGCGCCCCCATGCGGCTCGATCCGCGGATCGCGATGGAGGTCCAGAATCAGCTCGGGGCGGATGTGATCATGTGCTTTGACGAATGTCCGCCTTTGCCCAGCGAGCGGCCGGTTGTGGAGCGCGCCGTGGAGCGGACCATCCGCTGGGCGCGTCAATGTAGGGAGTTTCACCAGGGCGGTAGCCAAGCTCTGTTCGGAATCGTCCAGGGGGGTCTGGACCTCGACCTGCGGCGGCAATGCGCGGCCCGACTGGTCGAAATCGGGTTCGAGGGCTATGCCATTGGAGGGCTCTCGGTTGGGGAGAGCCACGAGGAGATGGTCGAGGTCCTGGGGCCCGTGGCGGCGGGATTACCCCAGGATCGGCCGCGCTACCTCATGGGCGTGGGCATGCCGCGGGACATCCTGGCGGCCGTGCGGGCGGGGGTGGACCTGTTTGACTGCGTCCTGCCGACGCGCAACGGGCGGAATAGTTGGGCGTTCACCGCGTCGGGGATTGTCCGGCTGCGGAACGAGCAATACCGCCTGGACGACCGGCCGTTGGAGCTGGGTTGCGACTGTGAGGCTTGCGAGCGGTTCAGCCGGGCCTATATTCGCCACCTGTTCAACGCCGGCGAAATGCTCGGTCCGACGCTGGCGTCGATTCATAATCTCCGTTTTTACCAGAGATTTATCGCCGATCTGGGGGAGCGCATCCGCGCCGGTCGGCTAGCGGACATGGAAAGCGATTACCCCATTGCGGCCCAGCCGGTTCCGGCGCGCGCCGCAGAGGAGCACCCTTGA
- the yajC gene encoding preprotein translocase subunit YajC, with the protein MNAAWTQGGSMSANGDGAGGAVLQSWLTMAQGAPAGGSGQPGSAGGLFMLAILAAFMVFMLLSARSQKKREERERESLLGSLAKNDRVLTVGGIIGTIVSIKESEVVLKVDESTNTKMTFAKSAVQRIINDEAR; encoded by the coding sequence ATGAATGCAGCGTGGACGCAAGGCGGATCGATGTCGGCGAATGGTGATGGAGCGGGGGGAGCGGTGCTACAGTCGTGGCTGACGATGGCTCAGGGGGCCCCGGCGGGAGGTTCGGGTCAGCCCGGGAGTGCGGGCGGGCTGTTCATGCTCGCCATTCTGGCGGCGTTCATGGTCTTCATGCTGCTCTCGGCCCGGAGCCAGAAGAAGCGCGAGGAGCGCGAGCGGGAGTCCCTGCTGGGCTCGCTGGCGAAGAACGACCGCGTGCTCACGGTCGGGGGCATTATCGGCACGATCGTCTCCATCAAGGAATCCGAGGTGGTCCTGAAGGTGGACGAATCGACGAACACGAAGATGACGTTTGCGAAGTCGGCCGTGCAACGCATTATTAACGACGAGGCACGGTAG